Proteins co-encoded in one Bacteroidota bacterium genomic window:
- a CDS encoding DUF2235 domain-containing protein: MKRIIIYADGTWNTPGNKDNNAEAPTNVYQSFLKTKLGKCDDGTEQIVYYHEGVGTGNYLNRLIGGLIGKGIDDNIKDIYRFIVENYELGDEIFLFGFSRGAYTVRSVAGLIRNCGILFKHNHLKIDRAYFIYRSRDDRKHPNSTECKAFQENFSHPLKKTKIKFIGVWDTVGSLGIPIKLITLNKNKYRFHDVKLSHLIENAFHAVSIDEKRIFFKATLWEQQRGPEFEEQILEQCWFRGVHCDVGGGYSQGRLFLLPLSYLIKRAKALGLQTELAFDSKELEDAANDAANNSKVSFYKPFPDYYRIINKTKPKGGGLKYFLGNLVLKILIRKNDSFDRALETNEFIHQSVVDKYNSTNDSLPLNLKSSFDTMKLGRVIGY; encoded by the coding sequence ATGAAAAGAATAATAATATACGCAGACGGAACCTGGAATACACCTGGTAATAAGGATAATAACGCTGAAGCACCCACAAATGTGTATCAAAGTTTTCTTAAAACAAAACTGGGTAAATGTGATGATGGCACAGAGCAGATTGTTTATTACCATGAGGGAGTTGGTACTGGAAATTATTTGAATCGTTTGATTGGTGGTTTGATAGGTAAGGGTATCGATGACAATATAAAAGATATATATCGCTTTATTGTTGAGAATTATGAACTTGGTGATGAGATTTTCCTATTTGGCTTCAGTCGTGGAGCCTACACTGTTCGAAGTGTTGCAGGCTTGATTCGAAACTGTGGCATCTTGTTTAAACACAATCACCTTAAAATAGACCGTGCCTATTTCATTTACCGAAGCAGGGACGACAGGAAACACCCTAATTCAACGGAGTGCAAGGCCTTTCAGGAGAATTTTTCACATCCTTTAAAGAAGACAAAAATTAAATTCATAGGTGTTTGGGATACTGTGGGGTCATTAGGTATTCCAATAAAGTTGATCACTTTAAATAAGAATAAGTACCGATTTCATGATGTAAAATTAAGTCACCTCATAGAAAATGCGTTTCATGCTGTTTCCATTGATGAAAAGAGGATCTTCTTTAAAGCTACATTATGGGAGCAGCAAAGAGGCCCGGAGTTTGAAGAGCAAATATTGGAGCAATGTTGGTTTCGGGGTGTTCATTGTGATGTAGGCGGTGGGTATAGTCAGGGAAGGTTGTTTCTTCTACCATTAAGTTATCTCATAAAAAGAGCAAAAGCTTTGGGCTTGCAAACGGAATTGGCTTTTGATTCCAAAGAACTAGAGGATGCAGCAAATGATGCAGCCAATAATTCAAAGGTTAGCTTTTACAAGCCATTTCCTGATTATTATCGGATAATCAATAAGACAAAACCCAAAGGAGGAGGATTAAAGTACTTTCTTGGAAACTTAGTTCTGAAAATACTTATTCGTAAAAATGACTCATTCGACCGAGCATTGGAAACAAATGAATTCATCCATCAATCAGTTGTGGATAAATATAATTCAACTAATGACAGTTTACCTCTTAATCTAAAAAGTTCTTTTGATACAATGAAGCTAGGAAGAGTAATAGGTTATTAA
- a CDS encoding alpha/beta hydrolase, which translates to MRHYVITNRLLKNRNSFAKEGNNFSSTLHYGYADIDDATGEVTFDIIGEDKHEEIDFNYSKIKTNASGLASFFKELYHEMRNEEAVKSTKNDIMFFIHGYGHNVEKSMRFLAQLHRKYVLNKDSSVKKIVMFMWPSKAHHVVSYMKERNDAEISGQILGKFYQRLKQFNDQYAAVYEAGTELKNRGFMHLLVQSMGNKVLQKMFQTIYYEEAYLHQSFKEIIMVGADLEDNILQPGQPLELLPQICARVHLYIHKGDFALWISKLFNWIGAFRNRNPLGKFGPVNINEINGKVKVVDVTKVEKFISYDNDSTKDFLDDNLIQHRYFMYSTEVIEDITEVMRGIPSEKMKRDVKIEARWFTLPYSGN; encoded by the coding sequence ATGAGACATTATGTAATTACAAACAGACTATTAAAAAACAGGAACAGTTTTGCTAAGGAAGGAAACAATTTCTCTAGCACTTTGCACTATGGTTATGCAGATATAGATGATGCTACCGGAGAAGTAACCTTTGATATTATTGGAGAGGATAAGCACGAGGAAATTGACTTCAATTATTCTAAAATAAAAACCAATGCAAGTGGTTTAGCCTCCTTTTTTAAAGAACTCTATCATGAAATGCGGAACGAAGAAGCAGTAAAATCAACCAAAAATGACATTATGTTTTTCATTCACGGATACGGACACAATGTTGAAAAAAGCATGCGCTTTCTTGCCCAGCTTCATCGCAAGTACGTGTTAAACAAAGACAGTAGTGTAAAGAAAATAGTAATGTTCATGTGGCCTTCAAAAGCGCACCATGTGGTAAGTTATATGAAAGAACGAAACGATGCAGAAATCAGCGGTCAGATTCTCGGAAAGTTTTATCAGCGACTGAAACAGTTTAATGATCAATATGCCGCAGTTTACGAAGCAGGTACAGAATTAAAAAACAGGGGTTTCATGCATTTACTTGTGCAATCAATGGGTAACAAGGTATTGCAAAAAATGTTTCAAACGATTTATTATGAAGAGGCTTATCTACATCAGTCATTTAAAGAGATAATTATGGTGGGTGCAGATTTGGAGGATAATATTCTTCAACCGGGTCAGCCTCTTGAGCTATTACCACAGATATGTGCTCGAGTACATTTATACATTCATAAGGGTGATTTTGCCTTGTGGATCTCCAAACTCTTTAATTGGATTGGCGCTTTCCGAAATCGAAATCCTCTTGGGAAATTCGGGCCGGTGAACATTAATGAAATTAATGGTAAAGTGAAAGTTGTTGATGTAACTAAAGTTGAAAAATTCATCAGTTACGATAATGACAGCACTAAAGACTTTTTAGATGACAATTTGATACAACACCGCTATTTTATGTACAGCACAGAGGTCATTGAAGATATAACAGAAGTGATGCGAGGGATACCTTCAGAAAAAATGAAGCGTGATGTAAAGATTGAGGCGAGGTGGTTTACGTTGCCTTATTCGGGAAACTAA
- a CDS encoding patatin-like phospholipase family protein, whose translation MEPIDKINSFIADSRVDEIVYDLKSVLMKDGKMPVYSDIYKEEDGKIYQYVNYVQEGGGVLGIALVGYTYVLEKLGFRFAKLAGTSAGAINTILLASINKENYPKLINEKVETQSEIILHELLSYDLWNLVDGSKFGRLLINLAVNKMSRLIFFILLLITSLIIPLGYAVINCVSIVFDFTIPQFVMSIIFYTTVLSILILLVGVFIILYYLNRFDRSGFGINPGNTFYDWIKNILNSNKVQNSDDLQDIMKKRFQGLKLRHTNERLQGEGIESTTEITLPYLTIVTSDITNQIKVEFPSMAKEYWSKEDLESLNPATFVRASMSIPIFFSPLRVDVNEEVIANSYLQQERMVSTQFSKIKSKQNDLTSYKVRFVDGGILSNFPISVFHNPNIKIARMPTFGVRLEDKPHLMGGRIEKLRLKFFPFLYRIFNTVRFNYDKDFLKKYAVYQKCIGHIDVSKFNWLDFGLNNEEKIAMFRKGAEAAKTFLLGGDVWIDGRKYEFGKFDWEKFKRERSEIAD comes from the coding sequence ATGGAGCCAATTGACAAAATAAACAGTTTCATTGCCGATAGTCGTGTAGATGAAATTGTTTACGACTTAAAATCTGTATTAATGAAAGACGGAAAGATGCCTGTATATTCTGATATATATAAAGAGGAAGATGGTAAAATATATCAATATGTTAATTATGTTCAGGAAGGCGGAGGAGTGCTAGGTATTGCGTTGGTGGGATATACCTATGTTTTAGAAAAATTAGGATTTCGTTTTGCAAAATTAGCAGGTACCAGTGCTGGTGCAATTAATACTATACTGCTTGCATCAATTAATAAAGAAAATTACCCCAAATTAATTAATGAAAAAGTCGAAACCCAAAGTGAAATTATCTTACACGAATTATTGAGCTATGATTTATGGAACCTTGTTGATGGTAGTAAATTTGGTCGACTGCTAATTAATTTAGCTGTTAACAAAATGTCTCGATTAATCTTCTTTATTCTGTTACTGATTACCTCATTAATAATTCCATTAGGTTATGCAGTTATCAATTGTGTTTCGATTGTTTTTGATTTCACAATTCCTCAATTCGTTATGTCAATAATTTTTTACACCACTGTATTATCCATTCTTATTCTTCTAGTAGGAGTTTTTATAATATTATATTACTTAAATCGCTTTGACCGATCTGGATTTGGGATAAATCCAGGTAATACATTTTATGATTGGATAAAAAATATACTTAACTCAAACAAAGTCCAAAACTCAGATGATTTACAAGATATTATGAAAAAGCGTTTTCAAGGCCTGAAACTTCGACATACTAATGAAAGATTACAAGGAGAGGGTATTGAGAGCACAACTGAGATTACCTTACCGTATCTTACAATTGTAACGAGTGACATAACAAATCAAATTAAAGTTGAATTTCCGAGTATGGCAAAAGAATATTGGTCAAAAGAAGACCTTGAGTCTTTAAACCCAGCCACATTCGTACGTGCATCAATGTCAATACCCATTTTTTTTTCACCGCTAAGAGTTGATGTAAACGAGGAAGTTATCGCTAATAGTTATTTGCAACAGGAACGTATGGTTTCAACCCAGTTTTCGAAAATTAAATCAAAGCAAAATGATTTGACAAGCTACAAGGTTAGATTCGTAGATGGAGGAATATTATCAAATTTTCCAATTAGCGTGTTTCACAACCCCAATATAAAAATTGCACGAATGCCTACGTTTGGTGTTAGACTTGAGGATAAACCGCATTTAATGGGTGGTAGGATTGAAAAGTTAAGATTAAAATTCTTTCCATTTCTCTATCGCATTTTTAATACTGTTAGGTTTAATTATGATAAGGATTTTTTGAAGAAATATGCTGTTTATCAAAAATGCATTGGACATATTGATGTTTCAAAATTTAACTGGCTTGATTTCGGTTTAAATAATGAAGAAAAAATCGCAATGTTTCGAAAAGGAGCCGAAGCTGCAAAGACATTTTTGCTGGGAGGTGATGTTTGGATTGACGGAAGGAAATATGAATTTGGGAAATTTGATTGGGAAAAATTCAAGAGGGAACGATCTGAAATAGCTGATTAG
- a CDS encoding N-acetylmuramoyl-L-alanine amidase, which translates to MPALAKLDLKKIVQVKFPDAQYFKEEQVKKQIVIHHTVSGPDAVTVFEGWASNPDRVATAFVISGNGTIVQGFGSKYWAHHLGLKRPNNTALNKASIGIEVCNWGGLTFKDGKYYSAFKREVPAANLVDYGKKFRGFRFFHKYTPAQIESLRQLLVFLADKYSISKTYNADMWDISSAALSGKNGIYTHVSYREDKSDMHPQEELVGMLKGLQQS; encoded by the coding sequence ATGCCCGCTCTTGCAAAATTAGACCTCAAAAAAATTGTTCAGGTAAAATTTCCAGATGCTCAATATTTCAAAGAGGAGCAGGTAAAAAAGCAAATTGTTATACACCACACTGTAAGCGGACCCGATGCTGTTACTGTATTTGAAGGATGGGCATCCAACCCCGACAGAGTAGCTACAGCATTTGTAATTAGTGGTAATGGAACAATCGTGCAGGGATTTGGAAGCAAATACTGGGCGCATCACCTAGGTTTAAAACGCCCTAACAATACCGCATTAAACAAAGCCTCCATAGGAATAGAAGTGTGCAACTGGGGAGGCCTTACCTTTAAAGACGGGAAATATTACTCCGCATTTAAGCGCGAAGTTCCTGCTGCCAATTTAGTGGACTATGGAAAGAAATTCCGAGGCTTTCGTTTCTTTCATAAATATACTCCCGCACAAATTGAATCACTCAGGCAACTGCTGGTTTTCTTAGCAGACAAATACTCAATCTCAAAAACTTATAATGCGGATATGTGGGATATTTCTTCTGCTGCACTTTCTGGTAAGAATGGAATTTATACTCATGTAAGTTACCGGGAGGATAAGAGTGATATGCATCCCCAAGAGGAGTTGGTGGGGATGTTGAAGGGATTGCAGCAAAGTTAA
- a CDS encoding T9SS type A sorting domain-containing protein: protein MKKIGFIFFIGIIFLGNTSNAQTWQWAKALSDTGNLNLPGKIVVDKMGNTTAIGSYKGRLTLSPTNFILSNGDYDIYLVRYNDIGQVSWVMSLGGIGDDRGVGITIDSSGNVLISGRIAQTVSFGTQSIIVNGGGDIFIAKIDSLGNPIWARSYGGFDSNPFSEIANDICTDNLSNIYITGNFLGSNVDFGNGFSSTSAGSYSDFFVMKLDSNGTTQWIKRGGSYTGGFDFDEGKCITLTSDQQSVLAGGFFSGPKFIYQGIDTILNYDIGTTDNFLISLDINNGSKLFIRSILSNSYNYLIGISTDVSGNLYITGNCESVSFFSPSTTIAMGGVYKIFLFKYSSSGSFIWSKGLGNSTFGHSVSDVIVNNLNEIVLVGSFFVHLECDTFQVGGSRSGFIATLDSNGVCKNLKSQNFIWGFKTVGIDKFDNLYLQGSTQDTTSFGSIPFIYNMNAEIFVAKYGFNSLGTDNSNWFSKENSFSVFPNPTGNLININSSSEITQLQLFDVFGKLLVEQKSIHSTKVQISINSFSNGVYYIKLLSNKGIESQQKVVVCR from the coding sequence GTGAAAAAAATTGGATTCATATTTTTCATAGGAATAATATTTCTTGGTAACACTTCTAATGCTCAAACTTGGCAATGGGCAAAAGCGTTATCAGATACTGGAAATCTTAATTTACCCGGCAAAATTGTTGTTGACAAAATGGGAAATACTACTGCGATTGGTTCTTACAAAGGCAGGTTAACTCTTTCCCCAACGAACTTTATTTTAAGTAATGGCGATTATGATATTTATTTGGTGAGGTATAATGATATTGGTCAGGTTAGTTGGGTAATGAGTTTGGGTGGTATTGGAGATGATAGGGGAGTCGGAATTACCATTGATTCCAGTGGCAATGTTCTTATTAGCGGAAGAATTGCTCAAACTGTATCTTTTGGAACCCAATCAATAATTGTCAATGGAGGTGGAGATATTTTTATTGCAAAGATTGACTCTCTTGGCAATCCGATATGGGCGCGGTCATATGGTGGATTTGACTCTAATCCTTTTTCTGAAATAGCCAATGATATATGTACTGACAACTTGAGCAACATATATATAACCGGTAACTTTCTGGGGTCTAACGTTGATTTTGGCAATGGATTTTCTTCCACCTCAGCTGGATCTTATTCTGATTTCTTTGTTATGAAGTTAGACAGTAATGGAACAACACAGTGGATAAAAAGAGGAGGCAGCTATACTGGAGGATTTGATTTTGATGAAGGGAAATGTATTACACTCACATCGGATCAGCAAAGTGTTTTAGCAGGAGGTTTTTTTTCCGGACCTAAATTTATATACCAAGGGATCGATACGATATTAAATTATGATATTGGCACTACGGATAATTTCCTTATTTCATTAGATATAAATAATGGGTCAAAACTCTTTATTAGATCAATTTTGTCTAATTCCTATAATTACCTAATTGGAATTTCGACAGATGTTTCAGGAAATTTATACATCACAGGTAACTGCGAAAGTGTTTCATTTTTCTCACCATCAACAACTATTGCCATGGGGGGAGTTTATAAGATATTTCTTTTTAAATACTCATCAAGTGGAAGTTTTATATGGTCAAAAGGATTAGGTAATTCCACTTTTGGCCATTCTGTTTCAGATGTCATTGTAAATAATTTAAATGAAATTGTGCTGGTTGGCAGTTTTTTCGTTCATTTAGAATGCGATACATTTCAGGTTGGTGGATCACGTTCTGGGTTTATTGCAACTTTAGATAGCAATGGCGTTTGCAAAAACTTAAAATCTCAAAACTTTATTTGGGGATTCAAAACTGTAGGTATTGATAAATTTGATAATCTTTATTTACAAGGCAGTACTCAAGATACTACAAGTTTTGGTAGCATTCCCTTTATTTATAATATGAATGCTGAAATATTTGTTGCCAAATACGGCTTCAATAGCCTTGGTACAGATAATTCTAATTGGTTTTCTAAAGAAAATTCATTTTCTGTATTTCCAAATCCAACAGGTAATTTAATAAACATAAATTCTTCTTCAGAAATAACACAATTGCAATTGTTCGATGTTTTTGGAAAGCTACTTGTTGAGCAAAAATCAATTCATTCAACAAAAGTACAGATAAGCATTAACAGCTTTAGCAATGGTGTTTATTATATAAAACTACTATCCAATAAAGGGATTGAAAGTCAGCAAAAAGTTGTGGTTTGTAGGTGA